A section of the Methanosarcina mazei S-6 genome encodes:
- a CDS encoding DNA-directed DNA polymerase produces MPMDFQILDADYEIVDSRPVIRLFGRGADGKSVCCFVPDFEPYFYLKASGDLHAVARLIKDTFEQVKKVEIIEKFEPVGYQKTKTKMLRITTSLPRDVPEIRDEVLKIQDVLKAEGDWQVYESDILFRNRFLIDRDLGGMVWISAEGKPVDPARYLRAGSAGNSRCEKFACDTSILGSELKRVENLTIAPLKYLSFDIECLPLDGGMPSPDVSPIIMISFSFEPAYKEHKTLILLAKPADGMNGDVLPCKDETDMLNRFFEIICEYDPDIVAGYNHQDFDIPYITDRVKALNAKGENINPVVGRDGSHIGYRRFGLITRTEVKGRVVVDALPLVRRAFSLKQYTLRAVSKELLSREKLDVPPLEMEEHWNDSGEKFLKFVDYARRDAELALELVLNLRLLDKYIALAQVSGSLLQEIVDGGQTSMVETLLLREFGLRDRVILPKPGDELSAERYDMSSDLKGGEVLEPKKGLLENVLILDYKSLYPTIMMAHNLCYTTVVTKDRPDGEAIKPPSGGEFVPPEVYRGIVPSILEDLLNQRGETKKRMRLTSDKNEYRVLDATQLAIKILLNSFYGYSGYARARLYSLTLANAVTSFGRSNILNTRDLINNDIGKIVLRDSAALFLEEAGEISPQDRVIDLSVAYGDTDSVFVHCRSEGDLSLEDVSLVGNRLSQIVSASLPDPMELEFEAIAKRALLIAKKRYALWLFEPRNSGWENKIKVKGMETVRRDWCELTSITLNEVLKLVLIKGDVDGAVEHVRNVVSDVRNLDPGKDAGIIEKLVLTRTLTRRTDSYKNKQPHLTVAENLKKRTGVMPSIGTRIPFVIVAGKGLFVDRAEDPDYVREHNVPLDVDYYVKKQILPPVERILEVFGVNVSSLDFDSKQKGLFDFEVKEPGVKKQENQKVPSHKITGIVQEEKVPCQENGRAEQRSLFDF; encoded by the coding sequence ATGCCTATGGATTTTCAGATCTTGGATGCAGATTACGAAATCGTTGACAGTAGACCTGTCATCCGCCTCTTTGGCAGGGGGGCGGACGGAAAAAGTGTATGCTGCTTTGTCCCGGATTTTGAGCCTTACTTTTACCTCAAGGCCTCAGGAGACCTGCACGCTGTAGCACGGCTTATTAAGGATACTTTTGAGCAGGTCAAAAAGGTCGAAATCATCGAAAAGTTCGAGCCTGTAGGGTACCAGAAAACGAAAACAAAAATGCTCAGGATTACTACCAGCCTGCCAAGGGATGTTCCTGAGATAAGGGACGAAGTTCTGAAGATCCAGGATGTTTTGAAAGCTGAAGGTGACTGGCAGGTTTATGAGAGTGATATTCTTTTCAGAAACCGCTTTTTAATTGACAGAGACCTTGGAGGCATGGTATGGATTTCTGCAGAAGGAAAGCCTGTTGACCCTGCCAGGTACTTAAGAGCAGGCTCTGCAGGAAACTCCCGCTGCGAAAAGTTTGCATGTGACACTTCAATACTCGGGTCTGAGCTAAAAAGGGTTGAAAACCTGACTATTGCTCCCCTGAAATACCTTTCTTTTGATATCGAGTGTCTTCCCCTCGACGGAGGGATGCCTTCTCCGGATGTCTCTCCAATAATTATGATCAGTTTCTCTTTCGAACCTGCGTATAAAGAGCATAAGACACTTATCCTGCTGGCAAAGCCTGCTGACGGCATGAACGGAGACGTCCTCCCATGCAAAGACGAAACCGATATGTTAAACCGCTTTTTCGAGATTATTTGCGAGTACGACCCTGATATTGTTGCAGGATACAACCACCAGGACTTCGATATCCCCTATATAACTGACAGGGTCAAAGCCCTGAATGCAAAAGGGGAAAACATCAATCCTGTTGTGGGCAGGGACGGCAGCCATATAGGTTACAGAAGGTTCGGGCTCATTACTCGGACTGAGGTTAAAGGAAGGGTGGTTGTTGATGCCCTCCCGCTTGTAAGGAGAGCTTTCAGCCTGAAGCAGTATACTTTGAGAGCCGTTTCAAAAGAGCTTCTGAGCCGTGAGAAACTTGATGTCCCTCCGCTGGAAATGGAGGAGCACTGGAATGACTCCGGGGAGAAATTCCTTAAATTCGTTGATTATGCACGCAGGGACGCTGAACTTGCACTTGAGCTCGTACTTAACCTGAGGCTTCTTGACAAATATATTGCCCTTGCCCAGGTAAGCGGGAGCCTGCTCCAGGAAATCGTTGACGGAGGCCAGACTTCCATGGTTGAGACCCTTCTTCTCAGGGAGTTTGGGCTGAGAGATAGGGTCATCCTTCCAAAGCCAGGAGACGAACTTTCGGCAGAAAGGTATGACATGAGTTCTGACCTGAAAGGCGGGGAAGTTCTTGAGCCAAAAAAAGGGCTTCTGGAAAATGTGCTCATCCTTGACTACAAGTCCCTTTATCCTACAATTATGATGGCTCACAACCTGTGTTATACGACTGTTGTGACAAAGGACCGGCCTGACGGGGAAGCTATAAAGCCTCCTTCAGGGGGAGAATTCGTGCCTCCCGAGGTTTACAGGGGAATTGTCCCCTCCATCCTTGAAGACCTTCTTAACCAGAGGGGCGAGACAAAGAAAAGGATGAGACTGACTTCAGACAAAAATGAGTACCGTGTGCTTGATGCAACCCAGCTAGCTATAAAAATCCTGCTGAATAGTTTTTACGGCTATTCGGGATATGCAAGGGCAAGGCTCTACAGCCTGACACTTGCAAATGCTGTAACCAGCTTCGGGAGAAGTAATATCCTCAACACCAGGGATCTCATCAATAACGATATAGGAAAAATTGTCCTCAGGGATTCCGCAGCCCTGTTTCTTGAGGAAGCAGGAGAAATTTCCCCTCAGGACAGAGTAATTGATCTGTCAGTTGCTTATGGGGACACGGATAGTGTTTTTGTACACTGCAGGTCAGAAGGAGACCTTTCCCTTGAAGATGTAAGCCTTGTAGGGAACAGATTGTCCCAAATTGTGTCGGCATCTCTTCCGGACCCCATGGAACTTGAATTTGAGGCAATTGCAAAACGCGCCCTGCTCATTGCAAAGAAGCGCTATGCTCTCTGGCTTTTTGAACCCAGAAACTCTGGCTGGGAAAACAAAATCAAGGTCAAAGGAATGGAAACCGTTCGCAGGGACTGGTGTGAACTGACCTCCATTACACTTAATGAAGTCCTCAAGCTTGTGCTTATAAAAGGTGACGTTGACGGGGCTGTAGAACATGTACGTAACGTGGTCAGTGATGTCAGAAACCTTGACCCGGGGAAAGATGCAGGTATCATTGAGAAACTTGTCCTTACCCGGACACTTACCCGGAGAACGGACAGTTACAAAAATAAGCAGCCTCACCTCACAGTTGCGGAAAACCTGAAAAAACGGACAGGGGTCATGCCTTCAATAGGGACAAGGATTCCTTTTGTCATCGTGGCAGGGAAAGGTCTTTTTGTAGACCGCGCTGAGGACCCTGATTATGTCCGGGAACATAATGTTCCTCTTGATGTTGATTATTACGTTAAGAAACAGATCCTGCCTCCTGTTGAACGCATACTGGAAGTCTTCGGGGTCAATGTTTCATCTCTTGACTTTGACTCTAAACAAAAAGGCCTCTTCGATTTTGAAGTTAAAGAGCCCGGAGTGAAAAAACAGGAAAACCAAAAAGTTCCCTCCCATAAAATAACAGGAATCGTGCAGGAAGAAAAGGTCCCATGTCAGGAAAACGGACGTGCAGAGCAGCGTTCACTGTTTGACTTCTAA